Genomic segment of Pseudomonas iranensis:
GTGAAGTGTCGGGATATGAAAATGCCCCGCAGTGCGGGGCATTCTGATTATTCACCTTTGTGATTACGTACCGCTGGCCGTGCAACCGCGCGGAGAATAATCAGAGTTGACCGTCGTCGCACACGTCCAAACACCGGAGGTATTCCCCGTCGCCGCCCCGGAACGAGAAAGCGTAATGGTTTTACCTAACACCGGACCTGGTGCATTGAGCAGGGTACAGGTAAGCGTGCCTTCGCCAGTCGCGGCTGTGCCTGTAACTGCCAACGTACAGTTGGAGGTAGTAGTCGCACCATTGGCAACGTTGGCCAGAGTTGGAGCTGTGCCTTGATTGATCGTGTCCTCGAACGGCACTTTCAATGCACTAATCTCCGCCAACCCCGCCGTAACCTTCGACCGCGCCTGATACTTCGAATACTGAGGCAGGGCGATAGTCGCCAGAATGCCGATGATCGCCACGACGATCAGCAGCTCGATCAATGTGAAACCTTGTTGTTTTTTCATAGACACGCTCCATGCATGAGTCGAAATCTCATGATCTGAACAAGGCTCAGCACAGCCCATGCCAACGCCTTTCAGGCCCCGCCTGCTGGGCGCGCGCGATTTTCTGCGCCGTTTCCTACAACCCGCAACCGCACTATCTGACACTTTTTGTCACCTGCACCGGCCGTGTTTGGCGCTGTCACTTGACTAGGCTATAAGTCATGAACGGCAAGCGTGCGGAATCCCCATGAATGACATCGCTCTGAGCGGTCTGGCCAAGCAATTGGTCCAGGCCGAACTGCTCACGGAAACAAGTGCCCGGCAATCCTGGGCGCAGGCCCAGCGCAATCGCGTCTCGCTGGTCAATTACCTGGTACACAACAAACTGGTCAATAGCCGGCAAATTGCCGAGATCGCTTCCGAACATTTCGGCATGGCCCTGCTCGATCTCAGCTGCCTCGACAAGGAGACTCAGCCCAAGGGCCTGGTCAGTGAAAAACTGGTTCGTCAGCACTGCGCCCTGCCCTTGTGGCGGCGCGGCAACAAATTGTTCGTGGGCCTTTCCGACCCGAGCAATCAGCAGGCGATCAGCGACATCCAGTTCAGCACCGGCCTGAGCACCGAGGCGATTCTGGTCGAGGACGACAAGCTCAGCGACGCCATCGACAAGTTCTTCGACAGCCACGCCTCGGGTCTGGAAGAAATGGCCGATGTCGATCTCGACGGCCTCGACGTCGAGTCCATCGATGACAACAAACAGGACGTGATCGGCGGCCTCGATGCCGACGACGCCCCGGTCGTACGTTTTGTGCACAAGATGCTGCTCGATGCGATCAAGAGCGGCTCTTCCGACCTGCACTTCGAACCCTACGAAAAAAACTACCGGGTGCGCATGCGCACCGACGGCATGCTGCGCGAGGTGGCCAAGCCGCCGATCCAGTTGGCCGGGCGTATTGCCGCTCGCCTGAAGGTCATGGCCAGTCTGGATATTTCCGAACGACGCAAACCCCAGGACGGGCGGATCAAGATGCGCCTGTCGAAAAGCAAATCCATCGATTTTCGCGTCAACACCTTGCCGACCCTGTGGGGCGAAAAAGTGGTGATCCGGATTCTCGACCCGTCCAGTGCACAAATGGGCATCGACGCCTTGGGTTACGAAGCCGAGCAAAAGGCCTTGTACCTGGCCGCGCTGAAACAGCCGCAAGGGATGATTCTGGTCACTGGCCCCACCGGTTCCGGTAAAACCGTGTCGCTGTACACCGGGCTGAACATCCTCAACACCGTCGACATCAATATTTCCACCGCCGAAGACCCGGTGGAAATCAACATGGAAGGCATCAATCAGGTCAACGTCAATCCCCGCCAAGGGCTGGACTTTGCCCAGGCGCTGCGCTCGTTTCTGCGTCAAGACCCGGATGTGATCATGGTCGGCGAGATCCGCGATCTGGAAACCGCCGAGATCGCGATCAAGGCCGCGCAGACCGGCCACCTGGTGCTGTCGACCCTGCACACCAACAGCGCGGCGGAAACCCTCACGCGCCTGCACAACATGGGCATTCCCGGTTTCAACATTGCCACCTCGGTCAGCCTGATCATCGCCCAGCGTCTGGCGCGCAAATTGTGCGCGCACTGCAAGCGGCCGCTGGAAATCCCGCACGAAACCTTGCTCAAGGAAGGCTTCCCCGAGGAACGCATCGGCCATTTCACGATCTACGAGCCGGTCGGTTGCGATCACTGCAACGGCGGTTACAAAGGACGCGTGGGGATTTATGAAGTGGTAAAGAACACACCGGACCTGCAACGGTTGATCATGGCGGAAGGCAATTCGCTGGAAATCGACATTCAGATGCGCCGCGACGGCTTCGCCGATCTGCGCACTTCCGGGCTGCACAAGGCGATGCAAGGCATCACCAGCCTTGAGGAAATCAACCGGGTCACCAAGGATTGAACATGGCGGTCAAGGCAGCGAAAGTCAGCGTTTACGCCTGGGAAGGCACCGACCGCAAAGGCAGTAAAGTCAGCGGCGAGTTGAGCGGGCAGAACCCCGCACTGATCAAGGCGCAGCTGCGCAAACAGGGGATCAACCCGGGCAAGGTGCGCAAGAAGTCCGCCTCCCTGCTGACCTTGGGCAAACGCATCAAACCGCAGGACATCGCCTTGTTCACCCGGCAGATGGCGACCATGATGAAGGCCGGCGTGCCGCTATTGCAGTCCTTCGACATCATCGGTGAAGGCTTCGAAAACCCGGCCATGCGCAAACTGGTCGACGAGGTCAAACAGGAGGTCGCGGCCGGTAACAGCTTCGCCACGGCCCTGCGCAAGAAACCGCAATACTT
This window contains:
- a CDS encoding pilin, which gives rise to MKKQQGFTLIELLIVVAIIGILATIALPQYSKYQARSKVTAGLAEISALKVPFEDTINQGTAPTLANVANGATTTSNCTLAVTGTAATGEGTLTCTLLNAPGPVLGKTITLSRSGAATGNTSGVWTCATTVNSDYSPRGCTASGT
- the pilB gene encoding type IV-A pilus assembly ATPase PilB; amino-acid sequence: MNDIALSGLAKQLVQAELLTETSARQSWAQAQRNRVSLVNYLVHNKLVNSRQIAEIASEHFGMALLDLSCLDKETQPKGLVSEKLVRQHCALPLWRRGNKLFVGLSDPSNQQAISDIQFSTGLSTEAILVEDDKLSDAIDKFFDSHASGLEEMADVDLDGLDVESIDDNKQDVIGGLDADDAPVVRFVHKMLLDAIKSGSSDLHFEPYEKNYRVRMRTDGMLREVAKPPIQLAGRIAARLKVMASLDISERRKPQDGRIKMRLSKSKSIDFRVNTLPTLWGEKVVIRILDPSSAQMGIDALGYEAEQKALYLAALKQPQGMILVTGPTGSGKTVSLYTGLNILNTVDINISTAEDPVEINMEGINQVNVNPRQGLDFAQALRSFLRQDPDVIMVGEIRDLETAEIAIKAAQTGHLVLSTLHTNSAAETLTRLHNMGIPGFNIATSVSLIIAQRLARKLCAHCKRPLEIPHETLLKEGFPEERIGHFTIYEPVGCDHCNGGYKGRVGIYEVVKNTPDLQRLIMAEGNSLEIDIQMRRDGFADLRTSGLHKAMQGITSLEEINRVTKD